The sequence GAGGAACGTAGTTGAAGACAATGAAAACAGATTAATTCCTTGTTGCAGGTGCACTCATGAAGAGATGTTATGAATGTTATAGTTCATATCTACGAGTAAacaccctaaatcctacacactgtacttttaaaaacattacaaatggaaaaaaaaaaagcaattgtttTTACCTTGGTAGAGTAAGGTCCAGGGATGAGCAGTTTCAGTGCTTGTCTTTTTAACTCTGTCAGTCTGGCATTGCAGTTCTCACACCATATCCCTCTTTCACTACCCGGGGAACTTCCACTGCCTGATGCTGGTGATCCTGTCCCAAAGCCTGGGGAGCCACCTAGAGAGCCCGGTGATCCAGTCCCAATCCCCGGAGAGATGGTTCCTGGAGATCCAGAGAAGGACCCAGGTGATGAGATCCCTGACCCCGGGGATGGTGTGCCTGTGGAGCTGGGCATGGAGCCGGCACCCTCAGGGGCAGGGCGTGTGGTTGAGCGGGTGGTGTCCTCATAGGCCTTTCGGTACCATGTTTCCGGAAAAAATGAGGCAGATTTGGTCGGGGAGGTGTCAGGCATCTGTGGGAGGGACACAAAGAGAAAAGcttgactgacagctgtctgtcATGACGCACATTTTAACACGTAAAAGCACAGGTGTAAGTCATTCAAGCTGAACACTGTTGTTTTCACTGCACCTG comes from Thalassophryne amazonica chromosome 2, fThaAma1.1, whole genome shotgun sequence and encodes:
- the LOC117503760 gene encoding kinesin-like protein KIF26B encodes the protein MTSLSGTKERSVSSRSRKYGMPDTSPTKSASFFPETWYRKAYEDTTRSTTRPAPEGAGSMPSSTGTPSPGSGISSPGSFSGSPGTISPGIGTGSPGSLGGSPGFGTGSPASGSGSSPGSERGIWCENCNARLTELKRQALKLLIPGPYSTKCAVM